The following are encoded in a window of Candidatus Limnocylindrales bacterium genomic DNA:
- a CDS encoding glycosyltransferase has protein sequence MATSTTLSIIVPVYNEQYLVQASLNRLQVLGESPLLSRIKVIVVDDYSTDQTEASLKQFQKSWEANPWSPKFEWIFLHHEENQGKGAAIRTGLEYVDTELVVIHDADLEYHPRDLLKMIPLFLEEDADAVFGSRFLAGEFKRVLFFRHALGNSLLTFLCDLVCDLNITDMETCYKMVRTSLLKSIPLESCDFRIEPEITIKLAKRGARIFEVPISYSGRTYQEGKKINWKDGLLALGAILKYAVSDQIYTADKYGSEILARLNRAPRFTRWMADTVRPYIGKRVLEIGAGIGNITLNLTPQPVYWATDVNPLYLDSLRKLCSTRPYLHVTFTDVTDPGSFPKGQQFDTVICLNVIEHVKDDVAALQNIRNVLEDKGRAIVLVPQGPNLYGSLDRVLGHYRRYTKEQLISVGIKAGFHVQEVLEFNRAGVIGWWLNGQVLPQKTFGFGQIKMLNLLVPLFRRMESWLPLPPLSLIAIFEKVPDRKE, from the coding sequence ATGGCAACCAGTACGACCCTCTCCATTATCGTACCTGTATACAATGAGCAGTACCTGGTTCAGGCAAGTCTCAACCGCCTTCAGGTACTCGGTGAGTCACCCCTATTAAGCCGGATCAAGGTGATCGTGGTTGACGATTACTCCACCGATCAAACGGAAGCTTCGCTAAAACAATTCCAAAAGTCCTGGGAAGCAAATCCCTGGAGCCCTAAATTCGAATGGATATTCCTCCATCATGAAGAAAACCAGGGAAAAGGAGCTGCCATCCGAACCGGTCTTGAGTATGTAGATACCGAACTGGTGGTGATCCATGATGCAGATCTGGAGTATCATCCCCGGGATTTATTGAAAATGATTCCTCTATTTTTAGAGGAAGATGCAGATGCAGTTTTCGGATCCCGTTTTTTAGCCGGTGAATTTAAGCGGGTCCTCTTCTTCCGCCATGCTCTGGGGAATAGTCTCCTTACCTTCCTCTGTGACCTGGTCTGTGATCTCAACATTACAGACATGGAAACATGTTACAAAATGGTCCGAACCTCGCTTCTAAAGAGTATCCCCCTGGAGAGTTGTGACTTTCGCATAGAACCTGAAATAACCATCAAATTGGCGAAACGGGGGGCCCGTATCTTCGAGGTCCCTATCAGTTACTCGGGTCGAACTTATCAGGAAGGCAAAAAGATCAACTGGAAAGATGGACTATTGGCGCTTGGAGCTATCCTCAAATACGCGGTTTCCGATCAAATCTATACGGCAGATAAATATGGAAGTGAAATTCTGGCTCGCCTGAACCGGGCTCCAAGATTCACACGCTGGATGGCAGATACGGTACGACCCTACATCGGGAAACGAGTTCTGGAAATCGGAGCCGGAATCGGGAATATAACGCTAAATCTGACCCCTCAGCCAGTCTATTGGGCAACTGATGTTAATCCGCTGTATTTAGACAGTCTTCGTAAACTCTGTTCCACTCGACCCTATCTTCACGTCACCTTCACAGATGTGACCGATCCGGGTTCCTTTCCCAAAGGTCAACAGTTTGATACAGTCATCTGTCTCAACGTTATTGAACATGTAAAGGACGATGTTGCTGCCTTACAAAACATCCGAAATGTCTTAGAAGATAAAGGACGGGCCATCGTTCTGGTTCCACAAGGACCCAACCTCTACGGAAGTTTAGACCGGGTTCTGGGACACTACCGGCGATACACCAAAGAACAATTGATCTCTGTGGGAATAAAGGCCGGTTTCCACGTCCAGGAAGTGTTGGAATTCAATCGAGCCGGTGTGATCGGATGGTGGCTAAACGGTCAGGTCTTGCCACAAAAAACCTTCGGATTCGGACAAATCAAAATGTTAAATCTCCTGGTCCCACTGTTCAGAAGAATGGAATCCTGGCTTCCACTTCCACCTCTCTCACTTATCGCCATCTTCGAGAAAGTCCCGGATCGTAAAGAATAG